A DNA window from Micromonospora sp. NBC_01739 contains the following coding sequences:
- a CDS encoding DUF501 domain-containing protein — MTVVPPPEPAAASVPPPKREPATEADLAAVAAQLGRPPRGTRAVAHRCPCGLPDVVETTPRLADGTPFPTLYYLTCPRATAACSRLESAGLMREMADRLATDPELAARYRAAHEDYLTRREAIAEVPEIAGISAGGMPGRVKCLHVHLGHALGAGPGVNPFGDETLDLVEPWWAAGRCVDLPETE; from the coding sequence GTGACTGTCGTACCACCGCCGGAGCCGGCGGCGGCTTCCGTACCCCCACCGAAGCGTGAGCCGGCCACCGAGGCCGACCTGGCGGCGGTGGCCGCCCAGCTCGGCCGCCCGCCCCGGGGGACCCGTGCGGTGGCCCACCGCTGCCCCTGCGGGCTGCCCGACGTGGTGGAGACGACCCCCCGGCTGGCCGACGGCACCCCGTTTCCCACGCTGTACTACCTGACCTGCCCCCGGGCGACGGCCGCGTGCAGCCGCCTGGAGTCGGCCGGGTTGATGCGGGAGATGGCCGACCGGCTGGCCACCGACCCGGAGTTGGCCGCCCGCTACCGGGCCGCGCACGAGGACTACCTGACCCGCCGGGAGGCCATCGCGGAGGTACCGGAGATCGCCGGGATCTCCGCCGGTGGCATGCCCGGCCGGGTCAAGTGCCTGCATGTGCACCTGGGTCACGCCCTGGGTGCCGGGCCCGGAGTCAACCCCTTCGGGGACGAGACCCTCGACCTGGTCGAGCCCTGGTGGGCGGCCGGGCGCTGCGTCGACCTGCCGGAGACTGAGTGA
- a CDS encoding FtsB family cell division protein codes for MQQRRTPGGQRPARRPVRPGTGRGAVRDSGVRAQSRTAGRAPSAARGAEGVRSAKRPAARRAAAGGVTRMAAPRPRGLTGRATVLIAVLIALALAYTYPVRVYLDQQADIERMEAAQAAQRRLIAELTSEAEKWQDEAYIETKARERFFMHRPGEKMVILLEDPAGAARDAGRSGEPEVPVEPDPWYDTLWSSVRAADAAQLDPTTDSQLDE; via the coding sequence ATGCAGCAGCGCCGCACGCCGGGTGGTCAGCGTCCGGCCCGCCGGCCGGTCCGCCCCGGCACCGGGCGAGGCGCGGTCCGTGACAGCGGGGTGCGCGCCCAGTCGCGTACCGCCGGTCGCGCACCGTCGGCCGCCCGCGGTGCCGAGGGCGTACGCTCCGCCAAGCGGCCTGCCGCCAGGCGGGCGGCGGCCGGCGGGGTGACCCGGATGGCTGCCCCCCGACCCCGAGGTCTCACCGGCCGCGCCACCGTGCTGATCGCGGTGTTGATCGCCTTGGCGCTGGCCTACACCTATCCGGTTCGGGTCTACCTGGATCAGCAGGCCGACATCGAACGGATGGAGGCCGCCCAGGCGGCCCAGCGCAGACTGATCGCCGAGCTGACCAGCGAGGCCGAGAAGTGGCAGGACGAGGCGTACATCGAGACGAAGGCCCGGGAACGGTTCTTCATGCACCGGCCCGGCGAGAAGATGGTGATCCTGCTGGAGGACCCGGCCGGGGCGGCCCGGGACGCGGGCCGGAGCGGGGAACCGGAGGTACCGGTCGAGCCGGACCCCTGGTACGACACCCTGTGGTCGAGTGTGCGGGCCGCTGACGCCGCGCAGCTCGACCCGACGACCGACTCGCAGTTGGACGAGTGA
- the eno gene encoding phosphopyruvate hydratase, which translates to MATIEVIEAREILDSRGNPTVEVEVGLDDGTISRAAVPSGASTGAFEAIELRDGDKSRYLGKGVEKAVANIEDRIVDQLIGYEASEQRVIDQKMLDIDGTDNKAELGANAILGVSLAVAKAAAGSAELSLFRYLGGPNAHLLPVPMMNILNGGAHADSNVDIQEFMIAPIGAPSFREALRSGAEVYHALKSVLKKKDLSTGLGDEGGFAPNLPTNAAALDLIAEAVEKAGYRLGTDIVFALDVAATEFFADGRYTFEGVAKTAEEMSEYYTKLADAYPIVSIEDPLAEDDWTGWQTLTAAIGDRVQIVGDDLFVTNPQRIARGIAEKAANAVLVKVNQIGSLTETLDAVDLAHRAGFKCMMSHRSGETEDTTIADLAVATGCGQIKTGAPARSDRVAKYNQLLRIEEELADAARYAGAGAFPRYRSA; encoded by the coding sequence GTGGCAACCATCGAGGTAATCGAGGCTCGGGAGATCCTGGACTCGCGGGGTAACCCGACCGTCGAGGTCGAGGTCGGGCTGGACGACGGGACGATCTCCCGGGCGGCCGTGCCCTCCGGCGCCTCGACCGGCGCCTTCGAGGCGATCGAGCTGCGCGACGGTGACAAGAGCCGCTACCTGGGCAAGGGAGTGGAGAAGGCGGTCGCCAACATCGAGGACCGGATCGTCGACCAGCTGATCGGCTACGAGGCCAGCGAGCAGCGGGTCATCGACCAGAAGATGCTCGACATCGACGGCACCGACAACAAGGCCGAGCTGGGCGCCAACGCCATCCTCGGGGTCTCGCTGGCGGTGGCCAAGGCCGCGGCCGGCAGCGCCGAGCTGAGCCTCTTCCGCTACCTGGGCGGCCCGAACGCGCACCTGCTGCCGGTGCCGATGATGAACATCCTCAACGGTGGGGCGCACGCCGACAGCAATGTCGACATCCAGGAGTTCATGATCGCGCCGATCGGGGCCCCCAGCTTCCGGGAGGCGCTGCGCTCCGGTGCGGAGGTCTACCACGCGCTGAAGTCGGTGCTGAAGAAGAAGGACCTGTCGACCGGGCTCGGTGACGAGGGGGGCTTCGCGCCGAACCTGCCCACCAACGCCGCCGCGCTGGACCTGATCGCCGAGGCGGTGGAGAAGGCCGGTTACCGGCTCGGTACGGACATCGTCTTCGCCCTGGACGTGGCGGCCACGGAGTTCTTCGCCGACGGCCGCTACACCTTCGAGGGGGTCGCCAAGACCGCCGAGGAGATGAGCGAGTACTACACCAAGCTCGCCGACGCGTACCCGATCGTGTCGATCGAGGACCCCCTGGCCGAGGACGACTGGACCGGCTGGCAGACCCTGACCGCCGCGATCGGGGACCGGGTCCAGATCGTCGGGGACGACCTGTTCGTCACCAACCCGCAGCGCATCGCCCGGGGCATCGCCGAGAAGGCCGCCAACGCCGTACTGGTGAAGGTCAACCAGATCGGTTCGCTGACCGAGACCCTGGACGCGGTCGACCTGGCCCACCGGGCCGGCTTCAAGTGCATGATGAGCCACCGGTCCGGGGAAACCGAGGACACCACCATCGCCGACCTGGCGGTGGCCACCGGCTGCGGCCAGATCAAGACCGGTGCCCCGGCCCGCTCGGACCGGGTGGCGAAGTACAACCAGCTCCTGCGGATCGAGGAGGAGCTGGCCGACGCGGCGCGGTACGCCGGCGCGGGCGCTTTCCCGCGCTACCGTTCCGCCTGA
- a CDS encoding DUF885 domain-containing protein, translated as MEPFGVVGERIVEALLVSRPGMATAAGDHRFDDRLPDLSAEAVAGDRAMLVDAASVLCEIDPEALEVDEQVDHALLSTLVDRQMFELTEIREHEWNPLVHNPGPLLYQLLARPYAPAEQRLTALVGRLTAVPDALATARATLGDMPRIHAETAVGQFTGAAALIRDQVPALVDQAPALLDQVELAATGAIAALEEFVAWLRAGLAVDAGPGRDPRLGRRRWEAKLWYALDTELSAAEIQRRAWEALDRIGEEIRAAAVDLVGGPADDQAVRRALDLLAAEHPDDQTIVDLASITMDEASDFVRAHDLVTVPEDPCVIQVMPEFARGVAVAYCDAPGALEAADLPTFYCIAPAPADWPAHKVDSFYREYNDHMIRNLTVHEAMPGHFLQLAHARRHLGSTRVRALTRSGPFVEGWAVYAEQLMVEHGFGGLPVRLQQLKMQLRMTINALLDQLVHAEDLPEAEAMALLTGRGFQEEGEAAGKWRRALLTSTQLSTYFVGYHEVAQIAAARPAGVSLREWHDEMLAHNCPPPRHLRTLLGV; from the coding sequence GTGGAACCGTTTGGGGTGGTGGGGGAGCGGATCGTCGAGGCTCTGCTGGTCAGTCGGCCGGGGATGGCCACTGCGGCGGGGGATCATCGGTTCGACGACCGGTTGCCGGATCTCAGTGCCGAGGCCGTGGCCGGGGACCGGGCCATGCTGGTGGACGCCGCGAGTGTCCTGTGCGAGATCGACCCGGAGGCCCTGGAGGTCGACGAGCAGGTGGACCACGCCCTGCTGTCCACCCTGGTCGACCGGCAGATGTTCGAGCTGACCGAGATCCGTGAGCACGAGTGGAACCCCCTCGTGCACAACCCCGGGCCCCTGCTGTACCAGCTCCTGGCCCGGCCGTACGCCCCGGCCGAGCAGCGGCTTACCGCCCTGGTGGGTCGGCTGACGGCCGTGCCGGATGCCCTGGCCACCGCCCGCGCCACCCTGGGCGACATGCCCCGCATCCATGCCGAGACCGCGGTCGGGCAGTTCACCGGCGCGGCGGCGCTGATCCGCGACCAGGTCCCGGCCCTGGTCGACCAGGCCCCCGCCCTGCTGGACCAGGTAGAGCTGGCGGCCACCGGCGCGATCGCCGCCCTGGAGGAGTTCGTCGCCTGGCTGCGCGCCGGTCTTGCGGTAGACGCGGGACCCGGCCGCGATCCGCGACTGGGCCGCCGTCGGTGGGAGGCGAAACTGTGGTACGCCCTGGACACCGAGCTGAGTGCCGCCGAGATCCAGCGTCGGGCCTGGGAGGCCCTGGACCGGATCGGTGAGGAGATCCGCGCGGCCGCGGTCGACCTGGTCGGCGGCCCGGCTGACGACCAGGCGGTACGCCGAGCCCTGGACCTGCTCGCCGCCGAACATCCCGACGACCAGACCATCGTCGACCTGGCCTCGATCACCATGGACGAGGCCAGCGACTTCGTCCGCGCCCACGACCTGGTCACCGTGCCGGAGGACCCGTGCGTGATCCAGGTGATGCCGGAGTTCGCCCGGGGGGTGGCGGTGGCCTACTGCGACGCCCCCGGTGCCCTGGAGGCGGCCGACCTGCCGACCTTCTACTGCATCGCACCCGCCCCGGCGGACTGGCCGGCCCACAAGGTGGACTCCTTCTACCGCGAGTACAACGACCACATGATCCGCAATCTGACCGTGCACGAGGCGATGCCGGGGCACTTCCTGCAACTCGCCCACGCCCGCCGCCACCTGGGCTCCACCCGGGTACGGGCGCTGACCCGATCCGGTCCGTTCGTGGAGGGCTGGGCGGTCTACGCCGAACAGTTGATGGTCGAGCACGGCTTCGGTGGCCTGCCGGTACGCCTTCAGCAGCTCAAGATGCAGCTCCGGATGACCATCAACGCCCTGCTCGACCAGTTGGTGCACGCCGAGGACCTGCCCGAGGCGGAGGCGATGGCGCTGCTGACCGGGCGCGGTTTCCAGGAGGAGGGCGAGGCGGCGGGCAAGTGGCGGCGTGCCCTGCTCACCTCCACCCAGCTGTCCACCTACTTCGTCGGCTACCACGAGGTGGCGCAGATCGCCGCCGCCCGACCCGCCGGGGTGTCGCTACGCGAGTGGCATGACGAGATGCTGGCCCACAACTGCCCGCCGCCGCGGCATCTGCGGACTCTGCTGGGGGTGTGA
- a CDS encoding nucleoside triphosphate pyrophosphohydrolase yields MPRIVLLVTSPRLPAGLLTAAAWDVVRTAVVLAGAESELATAIRSAGGQVRVPDGPVVPALLDAAAAHDTVVWLAGPAGDETLARELGLRLARQPGLAELELMYGSWDPPGARLLDAVAVLDRLLSPGGDPWKRAQTHQSLAGFLLEECYEAYDAIVASDTDGLREELGDVLLQVVLHARLAEELPEDERWTIDDVAGGLVDKMIRRNPHVFAGEEAGSLEEITANWERIKQSEKARKSVLEGIALSQPALALATQILDRAARANLTAPLPTPETQPTPEQALGATLLSTVAQAQAAGLNPESALRHTTLAYAKTLPEPPTPSS; encoded by the coding sequence ATGCCCCGGATCGTCCTACTGGTGACCTCACCCCGGTTGCCGGCCGGTCTGCTGACGGCAGCCGCCTGGGATGTCGTACGCACCGCTGTGGTGCTGGCCGGGGCGGAGAGTGAGCTGGCCACGGCGATCCGGTCGGCGGGCGGTCAGGTGCGGGTGCCGGACGGCCCGGTGGTGCCGGCGCTGCTGGACGCCGCGGCGGCCCACGACACCGTGGTCTGGTTGGCCGGCCCGGCCGGTGACGAGACCCTGGCCCGGGAACTCGGCCTGCGCCTGGCCCGGCAGCCGGGGCTGGCCGAGCTGGAGCTGATGTACGGCTCCTGGGATCCCCCGGGGGCTCGGCTGCTCGACGCGGTGGCCGTGCTGGACCGGTTGCTCTCGCCCGGTGGTGATCCCTGGAAGCGGGCCCAGACCCACCAGAGCCTGGCCGGTTTCCTGTTGGAGGAGTGCTACGAGGCGTACGACGCGATCGTCGCCTCGGACACCGACGGGCTCCGCGAGGAGTTGGGCGACGTGCTGCTTCAGGTGGTGCTGCACGCCCGGCTGGCCGAGGAGTTGCCCGAGGACGAGCGGTGGACCATCGACGATGTTGCCGGTGGGCTGGTCGACAAGATGATCCGCCGTAATCCGCATGTCTTCGCCGGGGAAGAGGCGGGCAGCCTGGAGGAGATCACCGCCAACTGGGAGCGGATCAAGCAGTCCGAGAAGGCCCGCAAGTCGGTGCTGGAGGGCATCGCGCTGAGCCAGCCCGCCCTGGCCCTGGCCACGCAGATCCTGGACCGCGCCGCCCGCGCCAACCTGACCGCCCCCCTCCCCACCCCCGAGACCCAACCGACTCCCGAACAGGCCCTGGGCGCCACCCTCCTGTCCACAGTGGCTCAAGCGCAGGCCGCCGGCCTGAACCCCGAATCCGCCCTCCGCCACACCACCCTCGCCTACGCGAAAACCCTCCCCGAACCCCCCACTCCGTCGAGTTGA
- the mfd gene encoding transcription-repair coupling factor, which yields MTALTGLFAAALADPGLARVRDLARSGAAQVDGLDLTAPPALRPFAVAAVAADPTTAADKPGGGAGRPVLAVTATSREAEDLVAALGSLLPAEQVAIFPSWETLPHERLSPRSDTVGRRLAVLRRLAHPDSTDAHGRTGPLRVVVAPVRSLLQPQLKGLGDLEPVRLSAGDEADLEQVARRLTDMAYARVDLVTKRGEFAVRGGILDVFPPTDEHPCRVEFWGDEVEEIRTFAVADQRTIEQVPQLWAPPCRELLLTPAVRERAAALAGQHPELAEILDKLAGGVPVEGMESLAPALIGANSMELLLDCMPAGTHVLLCDPERIRTRAHDLVRTSDEFLAASWAAAAVGGQAPIDLGAAAFRTLAEVRAHAATLRQPWWTLSPFGLAEPGAAQRQPWEDEPATVEVTPDDAIAVTLAAQPAPLYHGETARVVDDLKRWAGEGWSIALVFEGHGPAQRAVQVLRDGGLGARMTEQVPAAPTAGELLVTCGSLTGGFVDEAARFVLLTGNDVTGGRGASTRDMRKMPSRRRNTIDPLELRAGDHVVHEQHGIGRYVELVQRTVNGASREYLVIEYAPSKRGQPGDRLFVPTDQLDQLSRYVGGEQPTLHKMGGSDWQKSKARARKAVKEIAAQLIQLYAARKASKGHNFGPDTPWQRELEDAFPWQETPDQLAAIEEVKRDMEQSVPMDRLICGDVGYGKTEIAVRAAFKAVQDGKQVAVLVPTTLLVQQHYNTFAERMSQFPVTIRQLSRFQTPKEAEQTLEMVANGTADIVIGTHRLLAAATRFKSLGLVIVDEEQRFGVEHKEHLKSMRAAVDVLSMSATPIPRTLEMAITGIREMSTIATPPEERHPVLTAVGAYDDRQVAAAIHRELLRDGQVFYLHNRVESIERTARKLRELVPEARVAVAHGQMGEEALEKVMVGFWEKEFDVLVCTTIVESGIDIPNANTLIVERADLLGLAQLHQIRGRVGRGRERAYAYFLYPPDKPLTEHAHERLATIAQHTELGAGMYVAMKDLEIRGAGNLLGGEQSGHIEGVGFDLYVRMVGEAVSAFKGEQPEEETDVKIDLPVDAHLPHDYVGVERLRLEMYRKLAEARDEERLREVAAEMTDRYGEPPAPVQNLIAVARFRLLARRYGLTDVSVQGKHLRFSPLPLPDSKQLRLKRYHPDSVYKSALDQVSVPRPTTRRIGGEPLRDQALLDWCAQLLSDVLGAPTPTPAQPATAAAR from the coding sequence ATGACTGCGCTCACCGGACTGTTCGCCGCAGCCCTCGCCGACCCCGGTCTGGCCCGGGTTCGTGACCTGGCGCGCTCCGGTGCGGCCCAGGTCGACGGTCTCGACCTGACCGCCCCGCCGGCCCTGCGCCCGTTCGCGGTGGCCGCCGTCGCGGCCGACCCCACCACCGCAGCCGACAAACCGGGCGGCGGCGCGGGGCGGCCGGTGCTGGCGGTGACGGCGACCAGTCGGGAGGCCGAGGACCTGGTCGCCGCGCTGGGCAGCCTGCTGCCGGCCGAGCAGGTGGCGATCTTCCCTAGCTGGGAGACCCTGCCGCACGAGCGGCTCTCCCCCCGCTCGGACACGGTGGGTCGGCGGCTGGCGGTGCTGCGCCGGCTGGCCCATCCGGACTCCACGGACGCGCACGGGCGTACCGGGCCGTTGCGGGTGGTCGTGGCCCCGGTGCGGTCCCTGCTGCAACCGCAGCTCAAGGGGCTCGGTGACCTGGAGCCGGTGCGGCTGTCCGCCGGGGACGAGGCCGACCTGGAGCAGGTCGCCCGCCGGTTGACCGACATGGCGTACGCCCGGGTCGACCTGGTCACCAAGCGGGGTGAGTTCGCCGTACGCGGCGGCATTCTGGACGTCTTCCCGCCCACGGACGAGCACCCCTGTCGGGTCGAGTTCTGGGGCGACGAGGTGGAGGAGATCCGCACCTTCGCGGTCGCCGACCAGCGCACCATCGAGCAGGTTCCCCAGCTCTGGGCACCGCCCTGTCGGGAACTGCTGCTCACCCCGGCGGTACGGGAGCGGGCCGCCGCCCTGGCCGGGCAGCATCCGGAACTGGCCGAGATCCTGGACAAGCTGGCCGGCGGGGTACCGGTGGAGGGGATGGAGTCCCTGGCCCCGGCGCTGATCGGCGCGAACTCCATGGAGCTGCTGCTGGACTGCATGCCCGCCGGCACCCACGTACTGCTCTGCGACCCGGAGCGGATCCGCACCCGCGCCCACGACCTGGTGCGTACCTCGGATGAGTTCCTGGCGGCCAGTTGGGCCGCCGCCGCCGTCGGGGGCCAGGCCCCGATCGACCTGGGCGCCGCCGCCTTCCGGACCCTGGCCGAGGTACGCGCACACGCCGCCACCCTGCGCCAGCCCTGGTGGACCCTGTCCCCCTTCGGGCTGGCCGAGCCGGGTGCGGCGCAACGGCAGCCCTGGGAGGACGAACCGGCCACCGTAGAGGTCACCCCGGACGACGCGATCGCGGTGACCCTGGCCGCCCAGCCGGCGCCCCTCTACCACGGGGAGACCGCCCGGGTGGTCGACGACCTCAAGCGGTGGGCCGGCGAGGGCTGGTCGATCGCGCTGGTCTTCGAGGGGCACGGTCCCGCCCAGCGGGCGGTGCAGGTGCTGCGCGACGGTGGCCTGGGGGCCAGGATGACCGAGCAGGTGCCGGCGGCCCCCACCGCCGGTGAACTGCTGGTCACCTGCGGCAGCCTGACCGGTGGTTTCGTCGACGAGGCGGCCCGGTTCGTGCTGCTGACCGGCAACGACGTCACCGGTGGACGGGGTGCCTCCACCCGGGACATGCGCAAGATGCCGAGCCGTCGGCGCAACACCATCGACCCGTTGGAGCTGCGCGCCGGTGACCATGTGGTGCACGAGCAGCACGGCATCGGCCGGTACGTGGAGTTGGTGCAGCGTACGGTCAACGGGGCCTCCCGGGAGTACCTCGTCATCGAGTACGCCCCGAGCAAGCGCGGCCAGCCGGGCGACCGTCTCTTCGTCCCCACCGACCAGCTCGACCAGCTCAGCCGGTACGTCGGCGGTGAGCAGCCCACCCTGCACAAGATGGGCGGCTCGGACTGGCAGAAGTCCAAGGCCCGGGCCCGCAAGGCGGTCAAGGAGATCGCCGCCCAGCTGATTCAGCTCTACGCCGCCCGCAAGGCCTCCAAGGGCCACAACTTCGGGCCGGACACCCCCTGGCAGCGGGAGTTGGAGGACGCCTTCCCCTGGCAGGAGACCCCCGACCAGCTGGCCGCGATCGAAGAGGTCAAGCGGGACATGGAGCAGAGCGTCCCGATGGACCGGCTGATCTGCGGCGACGTCGGCTACGGCAAGACCGAGATCGCGGTACGCGCGGCCTTCAAGGCGGTGCAGGACGGCAAGCAGGTCGCCGTGCTGGTGCCGACCACCCTGCTGGTGCAGCAGCACTACAACACCTTCGCGGAGCGGATGAGCCAGTTCCCGGTGACCATCCGGCAGCTGTCCCGGTTCCAGACCCCGAAGGAGGCCGAGCAGACCCTGGAGATGGTGGCCAACGGCACGGCCGACATCGTCATCGGCACCCACCGGCTGCTGGCGGCCGCCACCCGGTTCAAGTCGCTGGGGCTGGTGATCGTCGACGAGGAACAGCGTTTCGGGGTGGAGCACAAGGAACACCTGAAGTCGATGCGGGCCGCGGTGGACGTGCTGAGCATGTCGGCCACCCCGATCCCGCGAACCCTGGAGATGGCGATCACCGGCATCCGGGAGATGTCCACCATCGCCACCCCGCCGGAGGAGCGGCACCCGGTGCTCACCGCCGTCGGGGCGTACGACGACCGGCAGGTGGCCGCCGCGATCCACCGTGAGCTGCTCCGCGACGGCCAGGTCTTCTACCTGCACAACCGGGTGGAGTCGATCGAGCGGACCGCCCGCAAGCTGCGGGAACTGGTGCCCGAGGCCCGGGTGGCGGTGGCGCATGGCCAGATGGGCGAGGAGGCCCTGGAGAAGGTCATGGTCGGCTTCTGGGAGAAGGAGTTCGACGTGCTGGTCTGCACCACGATCGTGGAGTCCGGCATCGACATCCCGAACGCCAACACACTCATCGTGGAGCGGGCCGACCTGCTGGGCCTGGCCCAGCTGCACCAGATCCGGGGCCGGGTTGGCCGGGGCCGGGAGCGGGCGTACGCGTACTTCCTCTACCCGCCGGACAAGCCGCTGACCGAACACGCCCACGAGCGGCTGGCCACCATCGCCCAGCACACCGAGTTGGGTGCCGGCATGTACGTGGCGATGAAGGACCTGGAGATCCGGGGGGCCGGCAACCTGCTCGGCGGCGAGCAGTCCGGCCACATCGAGGGCGTCGGGTTCGACCTGTACGTGCGGATGGTCGGTGAGGCGGTGTCCGCCTTCAAGGGCGAGCAGCCCGAGGAGGAGACCGACGTCAAGATCGACCTGCCGGTGGACGCCCACCTGCCGCACGACTACGTCGGTGTGGAGCGGCTGCGTCTGGAGATGTACCGCAAGCTCGCCGAGGCCCGGGACGAGGAGCGGCTGCGCGAGGTGGCCGCCGAGATGACCGACCGGTACGGCGAGCCGCCCGCCCCGGTGCAGAACCTGATCGCGGTGGCGCGGTTCCGGCTGCTGGCCCGCCGCTACGGCCTGACCGACGTCAGTGTGCAGGGCAAGCACCTGCGGTTCAGTCCGCTGCCGCTGCCGGATTCCAAGCAGTTGCGGCTCAAGCGCTACCACCCCGACTCGGTCTACAAGTCCGCGTTGGACCAGGTCAGCGTCCCGCGTCCGACCACCCGCCGGATCGGCGGGGAGCCCCTGCGCGACCAAGCCCTGCTGGACTGGTGCGCCCAGTTGCTCTCCGACGTCCTCGGGGCCCCCACCCCCACCCCCGCCCAACCGGCCACCGCCGCCGCCCGCTGA
- a CDS encoding S66 family peptidase, which yields MLIYPPKPRPGDRVAVVSPSAGLPALFPHVHELGLRRLREDFGLEPVEYPTTRVMGADPRARARDLTAAFADPSITAVLATVGGDDLITVTPHLDDEVLRANPKPYFGYSDNTNLLNHLHRLGVVSYHGGSVLVHLGRPGALHPLTADSLRAALFRSDWYDLSPAPQWGDEPSDWSDPDCLAKEPVMFPGTGWHWQGPAKVVEGPTWGGNLEILHWLLAADRVAPTESLHGSVFLMETSEELPSAVEVYRMLRNLGERGLLAGFPAALVGRAKAWEFGRRLTPPEKTTYAQQQRAAVSRAFAEYAPEAVLVFDVDFGHTDPQLIIPYGGQVRVDPLARRISVRY from the coding sequence GTGTTGATCTACCCACCCAAGCCCCGGCCCGGCGACCGCGTCGCGGTGGTCTCGCCCTCGGCCGGTCTGCCGGCCCTCTTCCCCCACGTACACGAGTTGGGGCTGCGTCGGCTGCGCGAGGACTTCGGCCTGGAGCCGGTCGAGTACCCGACCACCCGGGTCATGGGCGCCGACCCGCGTGCCCGGGCCCGCGACCTGACCGCCGCCTTCGCCGACCCGAGCATCACCGCCGTCCTGGCCACCGTCGGCGGCGACGACCTGATCACCGTCACCCCGCACCTGGACGACGAGGTGCTGCGGGCCAACCCCAAGCCCTACTTCGGATACTCGGACAACACCAACCTGCTGAACCACCTGCACCGGCTGGGGGTGGTTAGCTACCACGGCGGGTCGGTGCTGGTGCACCTCGGGCGGCCCGGCGCCCTGCACCCGCTCACGGCCGACTCGCTGCGGGCGGCCCTGTTCCGCTCCGACTGGTACGACCTGTCCCCGGCCCCGCAGTGGGGCGACGAGCCGAGCGACTGGAGCGATCCCGACTGCCTGGCAAAGGAGCCGGTGATGTTCCCCGGCACCGGTTGGCACTGGCAGGGCCCGGCGAAGGTGGTCGAGGGGCCCACCTGGGGCGGCAACCTGGAGATACTGCACTGGCTGCTCGCCGCCGACCGGGTCGCCCCGACGGAGTCGCTGCACGGCTCGGTCTTCCTGATGGAGACCTCCGAGGAGTTGCCGTCGGCCGTCGAGGTCTACCGGATGCTGCGCAACCTGGGCGAGCGAGGCCTGCTGGCCGGCTTCCCCGCCGCCCTGGTCGGTCGCGCCAAGGCGTGGGAGTTCGGCCGCCGGCTCACCCCACCCGAGAAGACGACGTACGCCCAGCAGCAGCGCGCCGCGGTCAGCCGGGCCTTCGCCGAGTACGCCCCGGAGGCGGTGCTGGTCTTCGACGTGGACTTCGGCCACACCGACCCCCAGTTGATCATCCCCTACGGTGGCCAGGTACGCGTCGACCCCCTGGCCCGCCGCATCTCCGTCCGCTACTAA